One part of the Candidatus Zixiibacteriota bacterium genome encodes these proteins:
- the mnmA gene encoding tRNA 2-thiouridine(34) synthase MnmA translates to MVAMSGGVDSSVALYLLKEQGYQVSGATMKLWDYSEVGGAEQARSSGGCCDLDAINNARNVCQSLDVPHYVLDFSNEFKEIVIENFVHEYRHGRTPNPCVLCNTEIKWDMFLKRAREVGCEYMATGHYAQIEYNDEQNRFMIRRGKTTSRDQAYALWGISQEALSRTILPLGELQKSDTRRIAMEAGLKTAETVESMEICFVADDNYERFIREWTGENIPPGDIVDPSGKILGQHKGIPFYTIGQRKGLCITHDHPLYVNKIDVENNRIHVCDGTDLLSKELIASNINWVSIPPQSEPFRGFVQIRYQHIAQPATVFPEEDGRLKIVFDEPQRAITPGQSAVIFDDDTLLAGSFIESR, encoded by the coding sequence ATGGTCGCTATGTCGGGCGGCGTCGATAGCTCGGTTGCCCTTTATTTGCTTAAGGAACAAGGATATCAGGTCTCCGGCGCGACCATGAAACTCTGGGATTATTCCGAAGTTGGAGGCGCCGAACAGGCTCGCTCTTCAGGCGGATGCTGCGATTTGGATGCCATTAACAATGCCCGCAATGTCTGCCAGTCTCTTGATGTGCCGCACTATGTTCTTGATTTTAGCAATGAATTCAAAGAGATCGTAATTGAAAATTTTGTACACGAATACAGGCATGGCCGCACTCCCAATCCATGCGTATTATGCAACACTGAAATTAAATGGGATATGTTTTTGAAACGCGCCCGGGAGGTCGGATGCGAATATATGGCCACTGGACATTACGCCCAAATTGAATATAATGATGAACAAAATAGATTCATGATTCGCCGAGGAAAAACCACCAGCCGCGATCAAGCCTACGCTTTATGGGGTATTTCCCAGGAAGCCCTCTCACGAACGATTCTGCCTCTGGGAGAGCTTCAAAAATCAGACACGCGCCGCATCGCCATGGAAGCCGGACTCAAAACCGCCGAAACGGTCGAAAGCATGGAGATTTGTTTTGTGGCCGACGATAATTACGAAAGATTCATCCGGGAGTGGACCGGCGAGAATATCCCCCCCGGTGATATCGTGGATCCGTCCGGGAAAATTCTGGGACAACATAAGGGCATTCCGTTTTATACAATCGGACAAAGAAAGGGTTTGTGTATTACACATGATCACCCTTTGTATGTCAATAAAATTGACGTTGAAAATAATCGCATACATGTTTGTGATGGCACCGATCTATTATCAAAGGAACTTATCGCGTCCAATATTAACTGGGTCTCGATCCCGCCTCAGAGCGAACCATTCCGGGGTTTTGTACAGATTCGTTACCAGCATATAGCTCAACCGGCGACTGTTTTCCCCGAAGAAGACGGCCGTTTGAAGATAGTTTTCGATGAACCCCAGCGGGCGATTACCCCCGGGCAATCGGCCGTAATATTTGACGACGATACTCTCCTGGCCGGCAGTTTCATCGAAAGCCGCTAA
- a CDS encoding metal-dependent hydrolase yields the protein MLTLTFYGHSCVMADDGKQKIIIDPFITDNPQAKIKADDIDVDYILATHGHGDHLGDAVEISKRCSATIIAPNELATWVSQKGALAHNMHIGGAYNFEFGRVKLTIAHHGSGAGESGLEYTGNPCGFVFTMGGTTVYHAGDTGLFLDMKLIGEMNDIDVMFLPIGDNFTMGVDDAVKAVEFVKPKKVIPIHFGTWDIINADPEEFKKKLEGSGVEVIIMKPNDSIEV from the coding sequence ATGCTTACTCTTACTTTTTATGGGCATTCATGCGTCATGGCCGACGACGGCAAACAAAAAATCATAATCGATCCTTTCATCACCGATAATCCACAGGCAAAGATCAAAGCTGACGATATCGACGTTGACTATATCCTCGCCACTCACGGCCACGGCGACCATCTGGGAGATGCCGTCGAAATTTCCAAGCGTTGCAGTGCCACTATCATTGCGCCTAATGAACTGGCCACCTGGGTCTCTCAAAAAGGTGCCTTGGCGCATAACATGCATATCGGGGGAGCCTATAATTTTGAGTTTGGCCGCGTCAAACTCACTATCGCTCATCACGGTTCCGGCGCCGGGGAGAGCGGCCTGGAATATACCGGTAATCCCTGCGGTTTTGTCTTTACTATGGGCGGCACTACCGTTTACCATGCCGGCGATACGGGATTATTTCTCGACATGAAACTCATTGGCGAGATGAACGATATCGATGTTATGTTTCTGCCGATCGGCGATAATTTTACGATGGGCGTTGACGACGCCGTTAAGGCCGTTGAATTTGTCAAGCCGAAAAAGGTCATCCCAATACATTTTGGTACCTGGGATATAATCAATGCCGACCCTGAAGAATTTAAAAAGAAACTTGAAGGCAGCGGTGTAGAAGTTATAATAATGAAACCGAACGATTCTATCGAGGTGTAA
- a CDS encoding AsmA family protein, with product MGEDKSKKTKGRGCLSKLIIFLLLVILILFLAGEFLFPEETVRKEIVDRASTALNRQVELDNVSFSLFPWPSLKLGGLRIYNPENFPGAEFISIDELECGLKILPLFQKRLEFTEITLEHPVIRLRKAADGRVNYRFDIDTGEEPISTPMGDKTKLKSEEAAMMTFAFDWAEINHGDITFQDDSANTKTSLNNINLETRLNLEGDGKKGRSIGTLTIPSIASDIIPEGVPLNMEFTYNADIDFQNGDLALQESRLTLNGIPFDIEATVRNMFDPISIFARIKADNVSIDPLIKYLPSSENFDKDMLRINGRLSGDVESRIELKTKRSPYFSGQFKFNDLTVGYGNIAGRAHFKTLTLDFDSDSISFYSAGGTLSDNPCDISGKVKNWDDIIYELAVKGKYNLVGLQPFLDEKLNHELIGTADLDIKAAGKKSDWINTNFLGTAQIENLYYNNDSLTSPLEKLNMKLTFGRKNVTVDTLYAEYPGASVSLTGTLKNGFAHLIEPRKGHKKPYLDYELYSPLINYDILVPEEEASPAVSQSPDEGSSSSGQSTVSPSDQQAISASAPIFLPDISASGKTNIDRFIFREMEFSNISGDVEYDEGLITFTNTAGNIYSGNIKASGTVDITDMYQPLITSEFTAEAVETNEFLSQFTKIKNHLFGKVNAKGQIAGRGSEPQDFIKSLNAQANANIKDGKIINFPVINKLAEKTGFKTFEEESIRNLTTDLVIRDGKMLLDDMKLFSRIGDWDINGTIAVDNYDMDMQVSLYLSEQYSGKANLLGDLLRDENGRIRVNFNLGGTYLNPTLSKFSTDQNVVKKKVEDKLKKGVKDLFNNLIKKK from the coding sequence ATGGGAGAGGATAAATCAAAAAAAACAAAAGGCCGGGGATGTCTGTCCAAATTAATAATATTTTTGCTTCTTGTTATTCTCATCCTTTTTCTGGCCGGAGAATTTCTTTTCCCCGAGGAAACCGTCAGAAAAGAAATTGTCGATCGAGCGTCCACCGCTCTCAACCGCCAGGTTGAACTTGATAATGTCTCTTTCTCGTTATTTCCCTGGCCGAGCCTTAAGCTGGGCGGATTAAGAATTTACAACCCGGAAAATTTCCCCGGCGCCGAATTCATATCCATCGATGAATTGGAGTGCGGCCTTAAAATCCTGCCTCTTTTTCAAAAAAGGCTGGAGTTTACCGAAATCACTCTCGAACATCCCGTCATCCGCCTCCGTAAAGCGGCTGATGGTCGCGTCAATTACCGCTTTGACATCGATACCGGGGAAGAGCCGATCTCGACGCCGATGGGCGACAAGACCAAATTGAAATCCGAAGAAGCCGCCATGATGACGTTCGCGTTTGACTGGGCTGAAATTAATCACGGCGACATTACTTTTCAGGATGATTCGGCCAACACTAAAACATCGCTGAATAATATCAATCTCGAAACCAGGCTGAATCTTGAAGGCGACGGCAAAAAAGGCCGCTCCATCGGAACCCTGACGATTCCCTCAATCGCTTCCGATATAATTCCCGAAGGCGTTCCGCTCAACATGGAGTTTACATATAACGCCGATATTGATTTTCAAAATGGCGATCTGGCGCTTCAGGAATCAAGATTGACATTGAACGGCATCCCTTTTGATATTGAGGCGACCGTGCGCAATATGTTTGATCCGATTTCGATCTTTGCCCGTATCAAAGCAGATAATGTTTCCATCGATCCTCTGATAAAATACCTGCCCTCGTCGGAAAATTTCGATAAGGATATGCTGCGTATTAACGGCAGACTGTCCGGCGACGTCGAATCCCGCATCGAATTAAAAACCAAACGCAGTCCCTATTTCAGCGGACAATTCAAATTTAACGATTTAACCGTTGGTTACGGCAATATTGCCGGACGGGCGCATTTCAAAACCCTGACACTTGACTTCGATTCTGATTCAATCTCGTTTTATTCGGCGGGAGGAACTCTTTCGGATAATCCCTGCGACATCTCAGGAAAAGTAAAAAACTGGGACGATATTATTTACGAATTGGCCGTCAAGGGTAAATATAATCTGGTCGGCCTTCAACCGTTTTTAGATGAAAAATTAAACCATGAATTGATCGGCACGGCTGATCTGGATATAAAAGCGGCGGGCAAAAAATCGGATTGGATAAACACCAATTTTCTCGGAACCGCCCAAATCGAGAATCTATATTATAACAATGACAGCCTGACGTCGCCTCTCGAAAAACTCAACATGAAACTCACTTTTGGCAGGAAAAATGTCACCGTTGATACTCTATATGCCGAATACCCGGGTGCGTCGGTCTCTTTGACCGGAACTTTGAAAAACGGTTTCGCTCATTTGATTGAGCCGAGAAAAGGCCACAAAAAACCTTATCTCGATTACGAACTTTACTCGCCGCTTATTAACTATGACATTCTTGTGCCGGAAGAAGAAGCCTCACCCGCGGTTTCTCAATCGCCGGATGAAGGATCGTCATCTTCGGGACAATCAACCGTATCACCTTCGGATCAGCAGGCTATATCAGCGTCCGCTCCAATTTTCCTCCCCGATATCAGCGCGTCGGGCAAAACCAATATTGACCGGTTTATTTTTCGGGAAATGGAATTTTCAAATATATCCGGAGACGTCGAATACGACGAGGGGCTGATTACTTTCACAAATACCGCCGGGAATATATATTCAGGAAATATCAAGGCTTCCGGAACGGTTGATATCACCGATATGTATCAGCCGCTGATTACCTCCGAATTTACAGCCGAGGCAGTCGAAACCAACGAATTTTTATCTCAATTTACCAAAATCAAAAATCATCTCTTCGGCAAGGTCAATGCCAAAGGGCAGATCGCCGGTCGGGGCAGTGAACCCCAGGATTTTATCAAATCGCTAAACGCGCAGGCCAATGCCAATATCAAGGATGGGAAAATTATCAACTTCCCCGTTATAAACAAACTGGCCGAAAAAACCGGATTCAAAACATTTGAGGAGGAATCTATCCGCAATTTGACGACCGATCTGGTTATCCGTGACGGCAAAATGCTTCTCGATGATATGAAGCTGTTTAGTCGGATTGGCGATTGGGACATCAACGGCACCATCGCGGTCGATAACTATGATATGGATATGCAGGTCAGCCTCTATCTTTCGGAGCAATACTCAGGGAAAGCCAACCTCCTCGGCGATCTCCTGCGCGATGAGAACGGCCGAATCCGCGTCAATTTCAATCTGGGCGGAACTTATCTCAACCCAACCCTGTCTAAATTCTCGACCGACCAAAACGTTGTCAAAAAGAAAGTTGAGGACAAGCTCAAAAAAGGAGTTAAAGACCTTTTCAATAATCTGATTAAGAAAAAGTAA
- the epsC gene encoding serine O-acetyltransferase EpsC encodes MILKRIIEDIRAISRNDPASRNIEFLLYPGFHAIFFHRIIHVLYNLKIPFIPRMLSQISRFMTGVEIHPGATIGSGLFIDHGAGVVIGETAEIGDHCVLFHNVTLGGTGKHVGKRHPTVGNNVFIGTGATILGPLTIGNNVSIGANCFLYMVDIPDNCTVVGTPGVIVRKDGQKVHLKPQPTEYSDN; translated from the coding sequence ATGATACTCAAAAGAATTATAGAGGATATCCGGGCGATAAGCCGTAACGATCCGGCTTCAAGAAATATTGAATTTCTTCTTTATCCCGGTTTTCACGCGATATTTTTTCATCGCATTATTCATGTCCTGTATAATCTCAAGATCCCTTTCATTCCCCGAATGCTTTCTCAAATAAGCCGCTTTATGACCGGTGTCGAAATTCATCCCGGCGCGACCATCGGCAGCGGGCTTTTTATCGATCACGGAGCTGGGGTAGTTATCGGCGAAACGGCCGAGATTGGGGATCATTGCGTTCTCTTTCACAATGTCACGTTAGGGGGGACCGGTAAGCATGTCGGCAAGCGGCATCCGACCGTCGGCAATAATGTTTTCATCGGGACCGGAGCTACGATTTTGGGACCACTGACTATCGGAAACAACGTCAGCATCGGCGCCAATTGCTTTTTGTACATGGTTGATATTCCCGACAACTGTACCGTCGTCGGCACGCCCGGAGTCATCGTCCGTAAGGATGGTCAAAAAGTCCACCTCAAACCCCAACCGACCGAATATTCCGATAATTGA
- a CDS encoding pentapeptide repeat-containing protein yields the protein MTEKDNKNTDDSANEFDANPSKEGPSRLEIHEIEHRLDKNENELEDLRKKIEEKGRDWLGILAIVGRLLIATVLAIATYLGATVIPETINRQSLESQKIIHLSELVPKLYSDSTAANRKPILISMASHGVPAVPFLLLALEDANENDDTELIQGVISAMKYMDDNARNEINSKLGLEISQLREDNLGKNVHFMCYIIDILDTWQSNETTQSLLERYFIKVSVIDKNKRKLKELNGTVLNALAKIGTMTSRLPLAALDFEGQDLSGIDFSQADLSQSNLANCKLTDCTFEGTILDLCNLEGATFFLRQHDSHQVLGIFKNLSKAQWQNAYLDSTVCELLSELTKENGREATIFELTKTLMDEI from the coding sequence ATGACTGAAAAAGACAATAAAAACACTGACGATTCAGCCAATGAATTTGACGCCAATCCGTCCAAGGAAGGCCCAAGCAGGTTGGAAATTCACGAAATTGAACACAGACTTGATAAGAATGAAAACGAATTAGAAGATTTAAGAAAGAAGATTGAAGAAAAAGGGAGAGATTGGCTCGGCATTCTGGCAATCGTTGGCCGTTTACTCATCGCCACAGTACTAGCGATTGCGACCTATTTAGGGGCTACGGTGATTCCTGAAACCATCAACCGACAATCTCTTGAATCACAAAAAATTATTCATTTGTCCGAATTGGTTCCGAAGCTTTACTCAGACTCAACGGCGGCCAACAGGAAGCCTATACTAATCTCTATGGCATCACATGGTGTACCGGCCGTGCCCTTTCTCCTATTGGCTTTAGAGGATGCCAACGAGAATGATGATACAGAACTGATTCAAGGCGTGATTTCGGCCATGAAGTATATGGACGACAACGCTAGAAATGAAATTAACTCCAAACTTGGCCTGGAAATAAGCCAGTTAAGGGAGGATAATCTTGGAAAGAATGTCCATTTCATGTGCTACATAATAGATATCCTTGATACCTGGCAATCGAATGAGACCACTCAAAGTCTACTGGAAAGATATTTTATAAAAGTCAGCGTCATTGACAAAAATAAAAGAAAGTTGAAAGAACTCAACGGAACGGTCTTAAATGCCCTGGCCAAAATCGGGACCATGACTTCCCGATTACCCCTTGCCGCGCTCGATTTTGAAGGGCAGGATTTGAGTGGTATCGATTTTTCCCAAGCCGATCTGAGCCAGAGCAATTTGGCCAACTGCAAGCTGACCGATTGTACTTTTGAGGGTACCATATTAGATTTGTGCAATCTTGAGGGGGCAACATTTTTTTTAAGACAACATGATAGCCATCAGGTATTGGGCATTTTTAAGAATCTATCCAAGGCTCAGTGGCAAAACGCGTATCTGGACTCAACCGTCTGCGAGTTACTCAGTGAACTCACCAAAGAGAATGGTCGGGAGGCGACAATCTTTGAATTAACCAAAACTCTTATGGATGAAATATAG